The following proteins are co-located in the Pseudomonas sp. ATCC 13867 genome:
- a CDS encoding sigma-54-dependent transcriptional regulator, whose amino-acid sequence MSQTILFVDDEAAIRDAVQQWLQLSGFNVRLCGSADECLKNVARELPDVIISDVRMPGTDGLALLERLQQLDRDLPVIMVTGHGDVPMAVQAMRQGAYDFIEKPFTPERLLDSLRRALEKRRLVQENRQLREQAALKDQIESRLLGVSRPMESLRRQIMALAGTPVNVLIRGDTGSGKELVARCLHDFGPRAGKPFVALNCAAIPEQLFETELFGHESGAFTGAQGKRIGKLEHSNGGSLFLDEIESMPLAQQVKLLRVLQEQQLERLGSNQSIKVDLRVIAATKPDLLEEARAGRFREDLVYRLNVAELRLPPLRERREDIPLLFEHYALLASEKFAREAAPLSATELARLLAHDWPGNVRELANAAERHVLGLDRDDTPVEPAGNGLFERMEAYEAQCIRQALGQCKGDIKAVMELLGLPRRTLNEKMQRHGLSRGDYLGED is encoded by the coding sequence ATGAGCCAGACCATCCTCTTCGTCGACGACGAAGCCGCCATCCGCGACGCCGTGCAGCAATGGCTGCAACTCTCCGGCTTCAACGTACGCCTGTGCGGCAGCGCCGACGAGTGCCTGAAAAACGTGGCGCGCGAGCTGCCCGACGTGATCATCAGCGATGTGCGCATGCCCGGCACCGACGGCCTGGCCCTGCTCGAACGCCTGCAGCAGCTCGACCGCGACCTGCCGGTGATCATGGTCACCGGCCACGGCGACGTGCCGATGGCGGTACAGGCCATGCGCCAGGGCGCCTACGATTTCATCGAAAAGCCCTTCACCCCCGAACGCCTGCTCGACAGCCTGCGCCGCGCCCTGGAAAAGCGCCGGCTGGTGCAGGAGAACCGCCAGTTGCGCGAACAGGCGGCGCTCAAGGACCAGATCGAATCGCGCCTGCTCGGCGTATCGCGGCCGATGGAGTCCCTGCGCCGGCAGATCATGGCGCTGGCCGGCACGCCGGTGAATGTGCTGATCCGCGGCGACACCGGCAGCGGCAAGGAACTGGTCGCGCGCTGCCTGCACGACTTCGGTCCGCGCGCCGGCAAGCCCTTCGTCGCGCTGAACTGCGCGGCGATCCCCGAGCAACTGTTCGAAACCGAGCTGTTCGGCCACGAAAGCGGCGCCTTCACCGGCGCCCAGGGCAAACGCATCGGCAAGCTGGAGCATTCCAACGGCGGCAGCCTGTTCCTCGACGAGATCGAGAGCATGCCGCTGGCCCAGCAGGTGAAGCTGCTGCGCGTGCTGCAGGAACAGCAGCTGGAGCGCCTGGGCTCCAACCAGAGCATCAAGGTCGATTTGCGGGTGATCGCCGCGACCAAGCCGGACCTGCTCGAAGAAGCCCGCGCCGGACGCTTCCGCGAGGACCTGGTGTACCGCCTGAACGTCGCCGAGCTGCGCCTGCCGCCACTGCGCGAACGCCGCGAAGACATCCCGCTGCTGTTCGAGCACTACGCGCTACTGGCCAGCGAGAAATTCGCCCGCGAGGCCGCGCCGCTCTCCGCCACCGAACTGGCCCGTCTGCTCGCCCACGACTGGCCGGGCAACGTGCGCGAACTGGCCAACGCCGCCGAACGCCACGTACTGGGCCTGGACCGCGATGACACGCCCGTCGAGCCCGCCGGCAACGGCCTGTTCGAACGCATGGAAGCCTACGAGGCGCAGTGCATCCGCCAGGCGCTGGGCCAGTGCAAGGGCGACATCAAGGCGGTGATGGAACTGCTCGGCCTGCCACGCCGCACCCTCAACGAGAAGATGCAGCGCCACGGGCTGAGCCGTGGGGATTACCTGGGCGAGGACTGA
- a CDS encoding LysR family transcriptional regulator translates to MDVLHAMRAFVRVVDAGSFTAAANALGLSTAQVSRVVSDLEAQLEARLLHRTTRRLALTETGERYLLRCREILADVDEAQAEASGAHLNPRGRLRVHSLTGLGQQHLIPLISRYCESFPEVYIELTLAQRQPDILEEGQDVVITRDRELPDSEFVAQTLGTIYSVLCASPEYLKRRGTPTSVADLHQHQCLRLQDPTFPEGWAFEEGNEESVIRPRDTFMVNVAEALTGAAAAGMGICLLPSYVAAPALRKRSLVRVLPRHSLHVRQIYALYPSRRFLDAKIRTWVEFLKAELPRVFQDDEAALNDPVNWA, encoded by the coding sequence ATGGACGTACTTCACGCGATGCGGGCCTTCGTCCGGGTGGTGGATGCCGGCAGTTTCACCGCCGCCGCCAACGCCCTGGGGTTATCCACAGCCCAGGTCTCGCGCGTGGTCTCCGACCTCGAAGCCCAGCTCGAAGCACGTCTGTTGCACCGCACCACAAGGCGCCTGGCGCTGACCGAAACCGGCGAGCGCTACCTGCTGCGCTGCCGGGAAATCCTCGCCGATGTCGACGAAGCCCAGGCCGAAGCCAGCGGCGCGCACCTCAATCCGCGCGGCCGCCTGCGTGTGCACTCGCTCACCGGCCTCGGCCAGCAGCACCTGATCCCGCTGATCTCGCGCTACTGCGAGTCCTTCCCCGAGGTCTACATCGAGCTGACCCTGGCCCAGCGCCAGCCGGACATCCTCGAGGAAGGCCAGGACGTGGTGATCACCCGCGACCGCGAGCTACCCGACTCCGAGTTCGTCGCCCAGACCCTGGGCACCATCTACAGCGTGCTCTGCGCCAGCCCCGAGTACCTCAAGCGGCGCGGCACCCCGACCAGCGTCGCCGACCTGCACCAGCACCAGTGCCTGCGCCTGCAGGACCCGACCTTCCCCGAGGGCTGGGCCTTCGAGGAGGGCAACGAGGAAAGCGTGATCCGCCCGCGCGATACCTTCATGGTCAACGTCGCCGAGGCGCTGACCGGCGCCGCCGCCGCCGGCATGGGCATCTGCCTGCTGCCCAGCTACGTCGCCGCGCCCGCCCTGCGCAAGCGTTCGCTGGTGCGGGTGCTGCCCCGGCACAGCCTGCACGTGCGGCAGATCTATGCGCTGTACCCGTCGCGGCGCTTTCTCGATGCGAAGATCCGTACCTGGGTGGAGTTCCTCAAGGCGGAGCTGCCCAGGGTCTTCCAGGACGACGAAGCAGCGCTCAACGATCCCGTCAACTGGGCATAA